Proteins encoded together in one Campylobacter concisus window:
- a CDS encoding EAL domain-containing protein translates to MSNKDEQTGKNLNITKTIIGLVFVLGSIFLVENLAVFYFKFNNASAENGFNLRKKVDYLTYQYVDYFKNVSKYDVANFQSYINDSAMGDVLLLKDDNKNGYKVVASSDKRIINQEFNDKSCGNIFAHNFQKDYFWAKILPENAAQVCMFVPVGEYILGFKGKVDQRITGTHDEYFFEWLLNNMALTFILSLVGAIVALSTCIWYAVKYIKEKNNYNALKTDTKKQIEELGEKLYIDPMTGLLNKTALVRDINSYENPKVVLIDIDDFGKMNDFYGKFACDQILVKMADLISEFAKDENMKAYCIEADRFALVEDSDSFIDRYEDMVEDLIEIFKGRMLSIVDEDGREIEGIEIHSTIGFALDSDQTLRKATIALKTAKEQDKDYVCYFKGLNQKEEYATQIERSKLIQYATINNNIVPYFQPIVNDQKVPVKYECLIRLLDRGDIISPNVFLDISKRIKRYADLEKQLIKKCFKQLVEDKNLVLSINLSSRDMIDGDVSSLVLNLLNKHNVAGRVVFEIVEDEELKNLERVSNFIERVKSMGAKIAIDDFGSGYSNFSYIIKIKPDYVKIDGSIIKDIDINKDSHSIASAIVAFAKDLGIKTIAEYVHSKEIFEICKEIGVDEFQGFYFGAPERAGS, encoded by the coding sequence TTGAGTAACAAGGACGAGCAAACGGGTAAAAATCTAAACATCACTAAAACTATTATAGGTTTAGTGTTTGTTTTGGGAAGTATTTTTTTAGTCGAAAACCTGGCAGTTTTTTATTTTAAATTTAATAATGCTTCTGCTGAAAATGGTTTTAATCTTCGAAAGAAAGTTGATTATTTGACATATCAATATGTTGATTATTTCAAAAATGTCAGCAAATATGATGTCGCAAATTTCCAATCTTACATTAACGATAGCGCTATGGGTGATGTTCTTTTATTAAAGGATGATAATAAAAATGGATACAAGGTCGTAGCGTCTTCAGATAAAAGAATAATAAATCAAGAGTTTAACGACAAAAGCTGTGGAAATATCTTTGCTCATAATTTCCAAAAAGATTATTTTTGGGCAAAAATTTTGCCAGAAAACGCTGCTCAAGTTTGTATGTTTGTACCGGTTGGAGAATATATATTAGGCTTTAAAGGAAAGGTCGATCAACGTATTACCGGTACGCATGATGAGTACTTTTTTGAGTGGCTTTTAAACAATATGGCTTTAACATTCATCTTAAGCCTCGTTGGTGCAATAGTTGCTTTATCTACTTGTATATGGTACGCGGTTAAATATATAAAAGAAAAAAATAACTATAATGCATTAAAAACAGATACTAAAAAACAGATAGAAGAGCTTGGAGAAAAGCTTTATATCGATCCAATGACTGGACTTTTAAATAAAACAGCATTGGTGCGTGATATTAATAGCTATGAAAATCCTAAAGTAGTGCTTATAGATATTGACGATTTTGGTAAGATGAATGACTTTTACGGTAAATTTGCATGTGATCAGATTTTGGTAAAGATGGCTGATTTGATCAGTGAATTTGCCAAAGATGAGAATATGAAAGCTTACTGCATAGAAGCAGATAGGTTTGCTCTGGTAGAAGATAGCGATAGCTTTATCGATAGATATGAAGATATGGTTGAAGATTTGATAGAAATTTTTAAAGGTCGTATGCTAAGTATAGTCGATGAAGATGGTAGAGAGATAGAAGGTATCGAGATACATAGCACGATAGGCTTTGCTCTTGATAGTGACCAAACACTAAGAAAAGCAACAATAGCGTTAAAAACAGCAAAAGAGCAAGATAAAGACTATGTTTGCTATTTCAAAGGGCTAAATCAAAAAGAGGAATACGCAACTCAAATAGAACGCTCCAAACTGATACAATACGCCACTATAAACAACAATATTGTTCCTTATTTTCAGCCGATAGTTAATGACCAAAAGGTACCTGTAAAATACGAATGCTTGATAAGACTTTTAGATAGAGGCGACATTATATCACCAAATGTCTTTTTAGATATCTCAAAGCGCATTAAGCGTTATGCTGATCTTGAGAAACAACTCATTAAAAAGTGTTTTAAGCAGCTTGTAGAGGATAAGAATTTAGTACTTTCTATAAATTTAAGCAGTAGAGATATGATCGATGGTGATGTTAGCTCACTTGTTTTAAATTTATTAAACAAGCACAATGTTGCCGGCAGAGTAGTATTTGAGATCGTTGAAGATGAAGAGCTTAAAAATTTAGAGAGAGTTTCAAATTTTATCGAGCGTGTAAAAAGCATGGGTGCAAAGATCGCTATTGATGATTTTGGCTCAGGATATTCAAATTTTTCTTACATCATAAAGATCAAGCCTGACTACGTGAAGATCGATGGCTCTATTATAAAAGATATAGACATAAATAAAGATTCACACTCTATCGCAAGTGCGATCGTAGCATTTGCAAAAGACCTTGGTATAAAAACTATTGCTGAATATGTGCATTCAAAAGAGATATTTGAAATCTGTAAAGAGATCGGTGTAGATGAGTTCCAGGGCTTTTATTTTGGTGCACCAGAGCGTGCCGGCTCATAA
- the dapE gene encoding succinyl-diaminopimelate desuccinylase produces the protein MVISFLKELLSFRSITPNDAGSLELIAKFLPDFEAKFIEKNGTKNLILSKTYGDGEHLAFAGHVDVVPPGEGWDSEPFTPYEKDGYIYARGAQDMKSGVAAFVCAAKDAKFDGKLSLILTSDEEGDGTYGTPLALEYLREINDLPKFCVVAEPTCDKKFGDIIKVGRRGSINGKIVIKGVQGHVAYPEKCVNPVNLIAPLLSKIADHDMDAGSEFFGPSKIVVTDIRGGMQVCNVTPSELSIMFNVRNSNLTDINDVESYLREVLKGLDYELSIKQSSKRFLTNKDSKIVKNLMASVTKFTGVTPVLNTKGGTSDARHFSEFGVDAIEFGVINDRIHAKNERVSVDEVNKLYEIFKDLIEKF, from the coding sequence GTGGTAATTAGCTTTTTAAAAGAGCTTTTAAGCTTTCGCTCTATCACACCTAATGATGCTGGAAGCTTAGAGCTTATCGCTAAATTTTTGCCTGATTTTGAGGCAAAATTTATAGAAAAAAATGGTACAAAAAATCTCATACTTTCTAAAACTTATGGAGACGGCGAGCATCTAGCTTTTGCTGGGCATGTTGACGTCGTGCCTCCAGGTGAGGGCTGGGATAGCGAGCCATTTACACCATATGAAAAAGATGGCTACATCTACGCAAGAGGCGCACAGGATATGAAAAGTGGCGTGGCTGCTTTTGTTTGCGCTGCTAAAGACGCAAAATTTGATGGCAAACTAAGCCTCATCTTAACAAGCGATGAAGAGGGCGATGGCACATATGGCACGCCTTTAGCACTTGAATATTTACGCGAAATAAATGATTTGCCAAAATTTTGCGTAGTGGCTGAGCCAACTTGCGATAAAAAATTTGGTGATATCATAAAAGTTGGCAGACGTGGCTCAATAAATGGCAAGATCGTGATAAAGGGTGTTCAAGGGCACGTGGCATATCCTGAAAAGTGTGTAAACCCGGTAAATTTAATAGCTCCACTTTTAAGTAAAATAGCTGATCACGATATGGACGCTGGGAGCGAATTTTTTGGCCCAAGCAAGATTGTGGTAACTGATATCAGAGGTGGCATGCAAGTTTGCAACGTAACTCCAAGTGAGCTTAGCATAATGTTTAATGTGAGAAACTCAAATTTAACCGACATAAATGATGTTGAGAGCTATCTTAGAGAGGTCTTAAAAGGGCTTGATTACGAGCTTAGCATAAAACAAAGCTCAAAGAGATTTTTAACGAATAAAGATAGCAAAATAGTAAAAAATTTAATGGCTTCTGTCACAAAGTTCACAGGCGTTACACCGGTTCTAAATACAAAGGGCGGCACGAGCGATGCAAGGCACTTTTCTGAATTTGGCGTAGATGCGATAGAATTTGGCGTGATAAACGACCGCATACATGCTAAAAACGAGCGAGTTAGTGTTGATGAGGTAAATAAACTTTATGAAATTTTTAAAGATTTGATAGAAAAATTTTAA
- a CDS encoding DUF2809 domain-containing protein, producing MRHSLRARLFFLLVAIVILAIEIFIAVFVKGGFVRHYLGDVLVTVMLYAFGRAVFKTTPKILAFEIFIFSLFIEILQYFKMLEILDIHNLIIRIVFGGTFDVSDIVCYALGCLLAYLTDTICFLQKYKSPKI from the coding sequence ATGAGACATAGCTTGCGAGCTAGATTGTTCTTTTTGCTCGTGGCAATCGTGATTTTGGCAATCGAAATTTTTATCGCAGTTTTTGTCAAAGGTGGCTTCGTGCGCCATTATTTGGGTGATGTGCTAGTTACGGTGATGCTTTACGCATTTGGACGAGCTGTGTTTAAAACTACACCAAAAATTTTAGCATTTGAAATATTTATCTTCTCGCTATTTATAGAAATTTTACAATACTTTAAAATGCTTGAAATTTTAGATATTCATAATTTAATAATACGCATAGTCTTTGGCGGAACATTTGACGTTAGCGACATCGTATGTTACGCGTTGGGCTGCTTGCTGGCTTATTTGACTGATACCATTTGCTTTCTGCAAAAGTATAAAAGTCCAAAGATATAG
- the polA gene encoding DNA polymerase I, whose translation MKTLTIIDTFGFFFRLYYAMSGLKNREGKPSGMISGFANFIASLKDEYQSDYLIFALDSKGKTLRHEILGDYKANRNEPPAQLKEQLPVCIDMIEKMGLYSLSREGYEADDIIASAVKFCKDKDIFVRIVTHDKDLYQLIEDGKVSIYSPQSKIDHDSASCFEKYGVYPAQVRDFLAIAGDSSDNIPGVKGIGAVGAKKLLAEYGSLEGIYENLALLRNERTKNMLAAAKDEAFLSKKLATLFDDAVSSFDLEHSKFPEQNPLINISEILKEYDLNRLLKSLQKEENAEFKLGFRANLLLDEASIEKLLSNITPETIVAFDTETTGVDSRSAKIVGFSFCFNDEDAYYVPVAHNYLGVPQQVSLKFATWAIEQIYKGCVIGQNLKYDFEIVKNNLGLNPPANFKDTMILAWLSDPNSSVGMDALAKRLYDYDTIKFEDVVKKGQTFGDVPLENAAKYASEDAWITLKFYKTFLNTLDKNLLALADTHEFPFILTLFDMEQNGIKINEAKMQKLILENDTKLKALTSEIYELSGENFNINSVKQLGVILFEHLKLPTKKKTKTGYSTDESVLAELTDAHPVIEKILAYRELYKLQSTYCEPLLALAKKDEGSRIYTSFLQTGTSTGRLSSKNPNLQNIPARGSLAKDVRECFEAREGYSFVGLDYSQIELRLLAHFSRDPALLEAFKNDEDIHARTAISIFGSSDGQNRAVAKSINFGLIYGMGSSKLANQVNITRAEAKEYIERYFKAFATIKEFLESIKISAKNDGFVQTLLGRRRYFDFKSATPMQIAMFEREAVNTVFQGSAADLVKMAMVKVRANLDENARMLLQIHDELIFEVKDEFAQEFGRATQKTMEEIYTLNVPLKTSLNIAKNWGELK comes from the coding sequence ATGAAAACACTTACGATTATTGACACTTTTGGTTTCTTTTTTAGGCTCTACTACGCCATGAGTGGACTTAAAAACCGTGAGGGCAAGCCAAGCGGTATGATTAGTGGCTTTGCAAATTTTATAGCAAGCCTCAAGGATGAATACCAAAGCGACTATCTCATCTTTGCTCTTGATAGCAAAGGTAAGACCTTACGTCACGAAATTTTAGGTGATTACAAAGCAAACAGAAACGAGCCGCCAGCTCAACTAAAAGAACAGCTTCCAGTTTGCATAGATATGATAGAAAAAATGGGACTTTACAGCCTTAGCCGTGAGGGCTACGAGGCCGATGATATCATCGCAAGTGCGGTTAAATTTTGTAAAGACAAAGATATATTTGTGCGAATAGTCACCCACGATAAAGACCTTTACCAACTCATAGAAGACGGCAAAGTGAGCATCTACAGCCCACAAAGCAAGATTGATCATGATAGCGCAAGCTGCTTTGAAAAGTATGGCGTCTATCCAGCTCAGGTAAGGGACTTTCTAGCGATCGCAGGCGATAGCTCGGACAACATCCCAGGCGTCAAAGGCATCGGTGCAGTGGGAGCTAAGAAGCTTTTGGCTGAGTATGGCAGTCTAGAGGGAATTTATGAAAATTTAGCCCTTCTTAGAAACGAGCGTACTAAAAATATGCTGGCAGCTGCAAAAGACGAAGCATTTTTGAGCAAAAAGCTGGCCACTTTATTTGATGACGCAGTTAGTTCATTTGATCTTGAACACTCTAAATTTCCAGAGCAAAATCCTCTGATAAATATCTCAGAAATTTTAAAAGAGTACGATCTAAATAGACTTCTTAAGAGCTTGCAAAAAGAGGAAAATGCTGAATTTAAGCTTGGCTTTAGAGCAAATTTACTCCTTGATGAGGCAAGCATCGAAAAACTACTTTCTAACATCACGCCAGAGACCATCGTCGCCTTCGACACCGAAACCACAGGCGTTGATAGCAGGAGTGCAAAGATCGTTGGCTTTAGCTTTTGCTTTAACGACGAGGACGCCTACTACGTGCCAGTGGCTCACAACTACCTTGGTGTGCCGCAGCAAGTCAGCCTAAAATTTGCCACTTGGGCGATAGAACAAATTTACAAAGGCTGCGTGATCGGACAAAATTTAAAATATGACTTTGAGATCGTGAAAAACAACCTAGGTCTAAATCCCCCAGCAAATTTTAAAGACACAATGATCCTTGCTTGGCTTAGCGATCCAAACTCAAGTGTCGGCATGGACGCGCTAGCAAAGAGGCTTTATGACTACGACACGATCAAATTTGAAGACGTGGTCAAAAAGGGGCAAACTTTTGGCGATGTGCCACTAGAAAATGCTGCTAAATACGCGAGCGAGGACGCTTGGATAACGCTTAAATTTTATAAAACTTTTTTAAACACGCTTGATAAAAATTTACTAGCCCTTGCCGATACGCACGAGTTTCCTTTTATCCTCACGCTCTTTGACATGGAGCAAAACGGCATCAAGATAAATGAAGCTAAGATGCAAAAGCTCATCCTTGAAAACGATACCAAACTAAAGGCGCTAACAAGTGAAATTTACGAGCTAAGCGGCGAAAATTTCAATATAAACTCCGTAAAACAGCTTGGCGTCATACTTTTTGAGCATCTAAAACTCCCAACCAAAAAAAAGACAAAAACAGGATATAGCACCGATGAGAGCGTGCTAGCTGAGCTTACGGACGCTCATCCAGTGATAGAGAAAATTTTAGCTTACAGGGAGCTATATAAACTGCAAAGCACCTACTGCGAGCCACTTTTAGCACTTGCGAAAAAGGATGAGGGCTCACGAATTTACACGAGCTTTTTGCAAACTGGCACGAGCACTGGCAGGCTTTCAAGTAAAAATCCAAATTTACAAAATATCCCAGCTCGCGGCAGCCTCGCAAAGGACGTCAGAGAGTGCTTTGAGGCGCGTGAGGGATATAGTTTTGTGGGGCTTGACTACAGCCAGATCGAGCTTAGGCTGCTAGCTCACTTTAGCCGTGATCCAGCACTACTTGAGGCGTTTAAAAATGACGAGGATATCCACGCAAGGACGGCTATTAGCATATTTGGTAGCAGTGACGGGCAAAATAGAGCCGTGGCAAAAAGTATAAATTTTGGCCTCATTTACGGCATGGGCTCAAGCAAGCTGGCAAATCAAGTAAATATCACAAGAGCCGAGGCAAAAGAGTATATAGAGCGCTATTTTAAGGCATTTGCGACGATCAAAGAGTTTTTAGAGAGCATAAAAATTTCAGCCAAAAACGACGGCTTTGTGCAGACACTACTTGGCAGAAGGCGTTATTTTGACTTTAAAAGTGCCACACCTATGCAAATAGCCATGTTTGAGCGTGAGGCGGTAAATACAGTTTTTCAAGGCTCTGCGGCAGATCTAGTCAAGATGGCGATGGTAAAAGTTAGAGCAAATTTAGATGAAAACGCGAGAATGTTGCTTCAGATCCACGACGAGCTGATCTTTGAAGTAAAAGACGAATTTGCACAGGAATTTGGTAGGGCGACACAAAAGACGATGGAGGAAATTTACACGCTAAATGTGCCACTTAAAACATCGCTAAATATCGCCAAAAATTGGGGCGAGCTGAAATAA
- a CDS encoding glycosyltransferase family 4 protein yields the protein MKKIVFLRINPNAVGGAERYLRRLTKALKDVGIDTSIRSYLGEARISSWKKALRFNAQVKRQKKSDEVYFSLERVSCADIYRAGDGVHKIYRATKPFWWVNPLNFVYPYLEKRCFKNSKKIIANSNYIKEQIISAYGVDESKIVTIYNGINLPQKVEKGEAKLSVCEEFGLDYNLPIVLFVGNGFKRKGAKDFLLLVSKLKTPVNALIVGKDKNLNSYKKLAKKLKINAFFTGEQKMTAKFYEASDIFIFPTHYEPFSNVVLEALSFKNIVFTTAQNGAAEILENRFVMREPNDESILELVEQVLNDNDMMRELQEESFLLSQKFSIEENASKTLEIINEVLNLEQK from the coding sequence ATGAAAAAAATAGTTTTTTTACGTATCAATCCAAACGCAGTCGGTGGTGCCGAACGCTATTTAAGAAGGCTTACCAAAGCCCTAAAAGACGTAGGTATAGACACATCTATACGCTCATATCTAGGAGAGGCTAGGATCTCATCATGGAAAAAGGCTTTGAGATTTAACGCACAGGTAAAACGCCAGAAAAAAAGTGATGAGGTATATTTTAGCTTGGAGCGAGTGAGCTGCGCAGATATTTATAGAGCAGGGGACGGCGTGCATAAAATTTATCGTGCCACAAAGCCATTTTGGTGGGTTAATCCTCTAAATTTTGTCTATCCATATCTAGAAAAACGCTGCTTTAAAAATTCTAAAAAGATAATCGCAAATTCAAACTACATAAAAGAGCAAATTATTTCAGCTTACGGTGTCGATGAGTCAAAGATCGTTACCATTTACAACGGTATAAATTTGCCACAAAAGGTAGAAAAAGGAGAAGCAAAACTTAGCGTATGCGAGGAATTTGGACTTGATTATAATTTACCAATTGTGCTTTTTGTCGGAAATGGCTTTAAAAGAAAAGGAGCAAAGGACTTTTTGCTTCTTGTCTCAAAGCTAAAAACGCCAGTAAATGCGCTAATAGTAGGCAAAGATAAAAATTTAAATTCATATAAGAAGCTAGCAAAAAAGCTAAAAATAAATGCATTTTTTACAGGTGAGCAAAAAATGACTGCAAAATTTTATGAAGCAAGCGATATTTTTATATTTCCAACACACTATGAACCATTTTCAAATGTCGTTCTAGAGGCACTTAGCTTTAAAAATATTGTCTTTACAACGGCTCAAAATGGGGCAGCTGAAATTTTAGAAAATCGTTTTGTTATGCGTGAACCAAATGATGAAAGTATACTGGAGCTAGTGGAGCAGGTGCTTAATGACAATGACATGATGAGAGAGCTGCAAGAGGAGTCATTTTTACTTTCGCAAAAATTTAGCATAGAAGAAAATGCAAGCAAAACTCTTGAAATCATAAACGAAGTGCTAAATTTGGAGCAAAAGTGA
- the waaF gene encoding lipopolysaccharide heptosyltransferase II encodes MRVFIELPTWLGDAVMASAAIENLSKNAKNIVFFGSYVACELYKSHPKCEKVVIDDSKKQNSRYLSLIKTASKLGKFDIVISFRSSFASKFLLFFLKATQKFCFKKSSESLHQVQKYLNFIKQSLNLKEISNELKIYYEAKKSEQKLLVLNPGASYGSAKRWYPHYFAEVALHFKDEFDVKITGSKAELEICNEIEQMLLQNGMKCENLAGKTSIKELCEVIGSIKNGIFLTNDSGPMHIAAAYKVPLVALFGPTKFKETNPWQDESAKIVHLNLECMPCMRRVCPIKIHACMKELTPKMVIAEIELLRKKLNF; translated from the coding sequence GTGAGAGTTTTTATAGAGCTTCCAACCTGGCTTGGAGATGCTGTAATGGCGAGCGCAGCGATAGAAAATTTAAGTAAAAATGCTAAAAATATTGTATTTTTTGGCTCTTATGTGGCTTGTGAGCTTTACAAATCACATCCAAAGTGCGAAAAAGTAGTCATTGACGATAGTAAAAAGCAAAACTCAAGATATTTAAGTCTTATAAAAACGGCTAGCAAGCTTGGAAAATTTGATATCGTTATTAGTTTTAGAAGCTCATTTGCTAGTAAATTTTTGCTATTTTTTCTAAAAGCAACGCAAAAATTTTGCTTTAAAAAGAGTAGCGAGAGCTTGCATCAGGTGCAAAAATATCTAAATTTCATAAAGCAAAGCCTAAATTTAAAAGAAATTTCAAACGAACTAAAAATTTACTATGAAGCTAAAAAAAGCGAGCAAAAGCTCCTCGTGCTAAATCCAGGTGCTAGCTACGGAAGTGCCAAAAGGTGGTATCCGCACTATTTTGCAGAGGTTGCACTGCACTTTAAAGATGAATTTGATGTAAAGATCACTGGCTCAAAAGCTGAGCTTGAAATTTGCAATGAAATCGAGCAAATGCTCTTACAAAATGGTATGAAATGTGAAAATTTGGCCGGAAAAACAAGCATAAAAGAGCTTTGTGAGGTTATAGGTTCTATAAAAAATGGCATCTTTTTGACAAACGATAGTGGTCCTATGCATATCGCAGCTGCTTATAAAGTGCCACTTGTGGCTCTTTTTGGACCGACTAAATTTAAAGAGACTAACCCATGGCAAGACGAAAGTGCAAAGATAGTGCATTTAAATTTAGAGTGTATGCCATGTATGAGGCGAGTATGTCCTATAAAAATACATGCCTGTATGAAGGAGCTTACGCCAAAAATGGTTATTGCTGAAATAGAGCTATTAAGAAAAAAATTAAATTTTTGA
- the exbB gene encoding TonB-system energizer ExbB, whose product MELIKHHIDHVIIAILGIMSFFVLWYTIERIIFYSRVDIKGYKSIEALEEALTKNLTTLYIIYSNAPYVGLLGTVAGIMITFYDMGMAGGIDTKSIMVGLSLALKATAFGLLVAIPTLMIYNGFVRKVDVMLNRYKAENASK is encoded by the coding sequence ATGGAGCTAATTAAACATCACATTGATCATGTAATTATTGCGATTTTAGGCATTATGAGTTTTTTTGTACTTTGGTATACGATTGAGCGTATTATTTTTTATTCACGCGTTGATATAAAAGGCTACAAAAGTATCGAAGCGCTTGAAGAGGCACTAACCAAAAATTTAACCACACTTTACATTATCTACTCAAATGCGCCATATGTAGGACTTCTTGGTACAGTTGCTGGTATTATGATCACATTTTATGATATGGGAATGGCAGGCGGAATCGATACTAAAAGCATAATGGTCGGCCTCTCTCTTGCGCTAAAAGCAACTGCTTTTGGACTACTTGTGGCGATACCAACTTTGATGATTTACAATGGTTTTGTCAGAAAAGTAGATGTAATGCTAAATAGATACAAGGCTGAAAATGCGTCTAAATAA
- the exbD gene encoding TonB system transport protein ExbD produces the protein MRLNKKDGLNIVPFIDIMLVLLAIVLSISTFIAQGKIAIDLPSANSAEQSKEDDKKVSVVIDKDNKFFIDDVEISENELKDKLNAVDIKTLIELKSDKNSKFDSFVKVIDILKEKGHENFAIQTISE, from the coding sequence ATGCGTCTAAATAAAAAAGATGGGTTAAATATTGTCCCATTTATTGATATTATGCTTGTTTTGCTTGCTATCGTGCTTAGTATTTCGACTTTTATTGCTCAAGGCAAGATAGCTATTGATCTTCCAAGTGCAAACAGTGCTGAGCAAAGCAAAGAGGACGATAAAAAGGTAAGCGTAGTAATTGATAAGGATAATAAATTTTTTATAGATGATGTAGAAATTTCTGAGAACGAACTTAAAGATAAACTAAATGCGGTTGATATAAAGACATTGATCGAACTAAAAAGCGATAAAAATTCGAAATTTGATAGCTTTGTCAAAGTAATTGATATATTAAAAGAGAAGGGCCACGAAAATTTTGCAATCCAAACAATCTCTGAATAA
- a CDS encoding energy transducer TonB — protein MQSKQSLNKISNYSGLAVSLVVHGAAVYFLLSHNFDEIKIGEQKPIKIALNSFTPVPQVSAPQIAEQMLIPEPTPPAPPPPPEPPKPEPKPEPKPEPKKVEKPKREIKKVEPKKEKKIEPKPEPVIAQPVQPIVPPASVNTNLPANNKSIAAAPVQNVTPELNLSNSQGDEDFTKVIIAVKRHKSYPNNARRMKHQGVVEVRFLLKQDGSIDELKVSKSSGFESLDNGALENIQRASSEFPKPKQDRYLRFPISYTLK, from the coding sequence TTGCAATCCAAACAATCTCTGAATAAAATTTCAAATTACAGCGGCTTAGCTGTTTCGCTTGTAGTGCATGGAGCAGCAGTATATTTTTTGCTTTCACATAATTTTGATGAGATAAAAATAGGAGAGCAAAAACCGATAAAAATAGCTCTTAATTCATTTACTCCAGTGCCACAAGTCTCAGCACCTCAAATAGCGGAGCAAATGCTTATCCCAGAGCCAACTCCACCAGCTCCACCACCACCGCCAGAGCCACCAAAACCTGAGCCAAAGCCAGAACCAAAACCTGAACCTAAAAAAGTGGAAAAACCAAAGCGTGAAATAAAAAAAGTAGAGCCTAAAAAAGAGAAAAAAATAGAACCAAAACCTGAACCGGTGATTGCTCAGCCAGTGCAGCCTATTGTACCGCCAGCTAGTGTAAATACAAATTTACCAGCCAATAACAAGTCTATCGCTGCAGCTCCAGTTCAAAATGTAACACCTGAGCTAAATTTATCAAATTCGCAAGGTGATGAAGATTTTACGAAGGTTATAATCGCGGTTAAGAGGCATAAAAGTTACCCAAATAATGCTAGACGTATGAAGCATCAAGGTGTTGTAGAAGTTAGGTTTTTACTCAAGCAAGACGGCAGCATAGATGAACTTAAAGTTAGCAAAAGCTCTGGGTTTGAGTCGCTTGATAATGGTGCTTTAGAAAATATTCAAAGAGCAAGTTCTGAGTTTCCAAAGCCTAAACAAGATCGTTATCTGCGATTTCCGATTTCATATACACTAAAATAA